cggtcggccccctgggctcatgaaccgggaccaatgcccacattgatcccggttctggactgaaccggggctaatgggctgacccggcctggaccaaagccctgttttctactagtgcacgtgCATACTTACATTGGCTCTGTACCACATACAGTAGTTGATTTCCAATATTACATCCACTGGAGCACAAGGAGTTGTTTTACGGTGGCATGCTCTAGCTACCAAGGTAGAAATACAAGCTAGGAGCTGCATGTCTTGTTGAACTGGCTTGCCTTTGTTTCGTCAAACCGTTGGTCAAAATGTTTGCGTGAGTCAATATGAGTTGTGCGCATCTCATTATGCACGGGCTAGCTGAGTGTGAATTCTTTATGGTTACATACATGGCCTCGATGATACGTCAAAAGTCAATAAAACCTGTGGGTTTTTTTTAGGGACAATAAAACCTATGTTTATCAGAAGAAGAAATATGATACTCCTACCTTGGTACATCAAAAACAATTCATCCTACGTGACAAAAATTGAAGAAGAAAAATGACAGGCGGCGTCAAATCATATATGTGGCCGCCCTTGCGTATGTATGATCCGGCGGTCCGATGAAGAAGAAGGgcactttctttttctttttttgaaggGAAGAAAAGACAAGTGGCATGACATGCACTGGGGGATGAGCGGGACCCACCAGGTAGAGGAGGAAGTCAGTGATGATATAAGCAACCCACGTCGGCACAGAGAGAACAAGACAAGCAACCAAAccgaacctctctctctctctctctcgtcttcttctctcgtcgtcgtcgtcggcctcATTCCTTCCTCCTTCATTCGGTTCCACTCCCACCTCTCCTGGGTAGTCTACTACTTGTCCATTTCCATGGCGCGGTCAACCCCGCAGCACTGACCTGGACCGTTCCACCAATCGTGCGTGGCCATGCCAAAGAtcatgctgctcctgctgctgGTCTGCTGGACACAGGCGCAGCCGGCGGCGGAGGAGACTCCGCCTGGGGCGGGCGTGAAGGTGTCGTTCCGGCCGAGCGTGGCCATCGTGGTGGGCATCTTCACCATGATCTTCTCCCTCACCTTCCTCCTCCTCATGTACGCCAAGTTCTGCCACCCCGCCAACACGCCCCTCctccccgccaccaccaccgccagcCCCTCCCGCGCGCCCGCCCCCGACGCCTTGATCGAGTCGGAGGCCAGCGCCGGCGTGGGCAAGGCGGTCATCGAGTCGCTGCCCTTCTTCCGGTTCGCGGCGCTGCGCGGGGCGCGGCAGGGTCTGGAGTGCGCCGTGTGCCTGGCCCGCTTCGACGACGCCGACCTGCTCCGCCTGCTCCCCCGCTGCCGCCACGCCTTCCACCTCGACTGCGTCGATCGCTGGCTGCACTCCAGCGCCAGCTGCCCGCTCTGCCGCGCCCGCGTGCACCCCGACGACGCCGACCTCGGACTCAAGTACGCCGCAGCCAGCGCGCGCTTTGTCTTCGGCGCAGGCGACGACGCAGCCGCCGTCGCTGCCGGCCCTGACCTCCTCGCCGGCATCTTCGTCGAGCGCGTGCCGTCGGCGCGCTTCGGCGGCATAGGAGACGCTGGCGCCGGTGATGATGCTGGTGCTCCCGATGATTCGTGTAAGCTGGACCGGCACCGGCACCGCATCGTGGTGTCGGACAGCGTGTTCAAGAGCCGGTGGAGCGACCTCAACTCGGCGGACCTCATCGCGCTGGACACCGAGATGCTGCGCTCCGTCTCCAGCGGGCGCTTCCCCTACCCGTATCCCGACGACGACATTATCTTGGTGGGAGAGGAGCAGGAGCACGACCGAGACGATCACGACGGCGCCCGCATGTCCATTGAGATTCAGAAGAAGCGGCTGCTGGAGGTGGAGAGCGGGAGCGGCAGCAAGGGGTTGGGACTGGGAGGGTGCGGCGGGTCGGAGGCGGCGGCGTCGAGGCTGGTGTCGTCGGGCGTGCGGTCCATGTCGGAGATCGTGCGGCTGCCTCGGGTGGCGGTAAgggcgacggaggaggaggagagggcgcgGCAGCGGTGGGTGCCCATCGCGCGGCGGACGGCGCGGTGGTTCGCCGCGAGGAGCAGGGAGGAGGACCGCCTCCGTGTGTAATGTAATGTGAAGAAATTAAAAGattaaatcaatcaatcaatcaatcaatgagTGAGTCAAAGATTAAATCAACCCAATCCAGTGCTCAAGCTAGGCAAGCAGATGACAAAAACGGTGATCTCATCTTGCACCTCAACCTCAAGCCATGTATTGACtacttgtatgtatgtatgtatgtacaaTACAATTGTGCATATATAGGCTAGCAAGAAGCACACATGCATGGAATTGCTAGTTACTACTCCAGTTATTATActgaaatgccacaaaactttagtagatagagagagagagagagagagagagagagattcaagCTTGATCGCACGGCCAACGgccaggaggaggaaggaggatggTCGTCTCTTCTTGTGTGTGTAAAGAAATGAAAATAAAGATGGTAGAAGCTATGACCGGCTCTATCAATCAAGAAAGATTGATCACAGTGCACATCAAGCGTAGCATCCAAAAGTCTTCTCCGGGTTGGGTTGGGTTGGTTGTAAAATCCTATTTCTCCTGGCCAATGACAAGTCTTCCCATGCATTTTGCCGTCAAAAATAAAGAAATTTGAGTTGAACATGACGATTCAATCTCTAATCAGTATTTACTAGTGTGTGCACCaaaatcatgtcatgtgagaaacCAATTGAAAAAATGATGCAATAATTGGTAGCCAGGTCTAACTGCTGCTGCTACTACATGTTACTACATACATGCATGAATGTATGTATGGGAAATATTATTTGGATGCAGCTCTCAGTCTCACCACTGAGCCATGACTATGAGAATTAGTATATTAGACCGGCCAACATGTGAGTCTGGCTACCTGGCAGGCATGTGGTTGGCTGCTGCTGCTAGAGTtagcatgtatgtatgtatgtatgtatgtatgtacaaACAGCAAGATTACAAATAGTTAATCAACTTATAGTTATTCAAACAAACAAAGAAAATAGGAGTAATCAAGTTGCTCAACCACCGCGGCAGTTGGAGCTTGATCAATGGCTGGCTGGAGCTGGAGCTGGACATGAATAATGCACCAGATATTATCCGTTTGTACTTGAATTGAATTGCATAATGGTGATGAGctcaaccaaaccaaaccaaaccaaagcaaaccaaTGTGGATGTGGTTGTATGTATCTATGTATGTATGTACTATCTAgatacaagcaagcaagcaagcaatcaaGAAAGAAAGAAAGTCACTAGGTTCAAGGAAACAGAATAATAATAAATCTAAAAAGTCACTAGCTAACAACTGCTCTCTTCTACTCTCTCTTATATTTGTGTGTAAAACAAATAAATAGTCCCAAGCAGCTGTCAGTCTGTCAGTCAGTCGTTGACGTATGCCTATttgtaattaattattaattagtgcaataaacaaaacaaaacaaacacaAGGGCATACATACCAAGTTTCAGTTTGTCATCTAATGCTACCTTCGTACAATAATGATATAATATTGCACAAGAAAGAAGAAGGACGAGTCAAACTCANNNNNNNNNNNNNNNNNNNNNNNNNNNNNNNNNNNNNNNNNNNNNNNNNNNNNNNNNNNNNNNNNNNNNNNNNNNNNNNNNNNNNNNNNNNNNNNNNNNNNNNNNNNNNNNNNNNNNNNNNNNNNNNNNNNNNNNNNNNNNNNNNNNNNNNNNNNNNNNNNNNNNNNNNNNNNNNNNNNNNNNNNNNNNNNNNNNNNNNNNNNNNNNNNNNNNNNNNNNNNNNNNNNNNNNNNNNNNNNNNNNNNNNNNNNNNNNNNNNNNNNNNNNNNNNNNNNNNNNNNNNNNNNNNNNNNNNNNNNNNNNNNNNNNNNNNNNNNNNNNNNNNNTAACTGCTGATAAATAGTACGTATACTCAACTGAATTACTACTAACTTAATAATACTAATTGTTTGCATCTACTCCGATTGTGGATAATAACAAGGCTATGCAGTCAGCTAAGCCATTACCCGCTCCACGCCTCCTACTAAACCCAGCTAGGCTAGCTATATTTACATCCCAAAAGCAGCACACAGCAGCAGCTTCCAAGTGGTAATTGTGGATCATCAGGAGAGGAGACTCAATTCCCGCTCCCAGCCAAGCCCATGACGCTTCTCCAACTATCTCCCCCGCGCCAAGCTGCAACAGTCGCAGCGCATCATTCATCAGCTTCCACAATGGCAAGGACAAGTCAACTATCCGCTATAAAAACTATACATTACCATGGGCTGGTTTCTCAATCCAGGGACCGTTCATGATGTTCAAGATGCTGCACGCGTCGCTATATTCCAAATCAGGCAGCAACTTGGGTGTCAGCAGGAAGCACCTACACAGCAGCAGCCACATTCGATGAACCATACCGACCCATCAGGTTAATCAGTTAGTTACAAGGTCAAACTGTCTGTTGCGCCAAGACTTACTGTGGTGTGTTGAGTTGGCTCGCCGCCCTCACAAGCTGCTGGAACATCTTCCTCTCGTTTATGGGATCCATTCCTACATGCAAGTTTTTTGGGGGTGGACAAGTTAGCTACTGCACCATTCATTCATTCAATCCTGCATGTCTAATAATGTTTACTACTCCctcgttcccaaatatttgtctttctagcgatttcaacaaatgactacatacgaagcaaaatgagtgaatctacactctaaaatatgtctacatacatccgtatgttgtaaccatttgaaatgtctagaaagacaaatattcgggaacggagggagtagcactgcATGGTAAAAAAACAGAGGTATCGCCTTGCCTTGATTTATCTCATCAACCACCCGAAATGGGCAGTTTGTAAGATCTTGGAGCGATACGAGATACAGGATGGTAGAAACTGACCGCTCCTACAAGTGACATGAAAATAAATAGCAACTATAACAACACACAGCAGAGATAAAAAGGTGCAAACAAGATACACATCTGAGACAGACAGCGTTTATCCATACCCCTCCAGATTGGTGATGAGCACTTAGCACCTGCAGCTCACCGGTTTGCCTGTAGCAAAACAATACTCACATTTCATTTTACAAGAAAGAAAATAACACCACAGAATAATGTCCAACAGAAACATTGTAGGAGCCCTTCTTATGCTACATAGCAAACACAGATAGGCAAAAACGGAATGAGTATTTAACAGAAAATCCTATAAGACCAGGCAAATAAATAATATTCTTCTCTGAAACAACACTCGACAGATTGTTTATATCCTACTAGATGAACCGAATGTTGAAAATAACGGATTAACACGCAAGGACCAAGCGTTAACTTGGCTAAAGCTCCTGAGAAATAAGAAATGCTGTAAAAAAAAAGGAGTATATGATACAATCATCTATTTCAACATTTTACTTCTTAATAAATAAAACTCAAGAGTGCTTATCACAGGATTATGCTTAAACACATCCTAGAATACAATCAACTCTTGGCAATAAAAAAAGCCTGATAATCATCTGGTATGactatcttttgggtttcatctccataagagtggctgagtttttacgttggctcgccaagcctatcacaaccctcctcctttacccgggcttgggaccggctatgttgagacaacataggcggacagtttggtttcatgcctgggaggtcgaccatggaagccattttcttggtacgacaacttatggagagatatagggagcataagaaggacttgcatatggtgttcattgacttggagaaggcctatgataagataccgcggaatgtcatgtggtgggccttggagaaacacaaagtcccagcaaagtacattaccctcatcaaggacatgtacaataatgttgtgacaagtgttcgaacaagtgatgtcgacaccgatgacttctcgattaagataggactgcatcaggggtcagctttgagcccttatctttttgcattggtgatggatgaggtcacaaggggtatacaaggagatatcccatggtgtatgctctttgcggatgatgtggtgctagttgacgatagtcgacgggggtaaataggaagttagagttatggagacaaaccttggaatcgaaagggtttaggcttagtagaactaaaaccgagtacatgatgtgcggtttcagtactactagctgtgaggaggaggaggttagccttgatggccaggtggtacctcggaaggacacctttcggtatttggggtcaatgttgcaggaggatgggggtattgatgaagatgtgaaccatcgaatcaaagccggatggatgaagtggcgccaagcttctggcattctctgtgacaagagagtgccacaaaagctaaaaggcaagttctacaggacggcggttcgacccgcaatgttgtatggcgctgagtgttggccgactaaaaggcgacatgttcaacagttaggtgtggcggagatgcgtatgttgagatggatgtgtggccacacgaggaaggatcgagtccggaatgatgatatacgagatagagttggggtagcaccaattgaggagaagcttgtccaacatcgtttgagatggtttgggcatattcagcgcaggcctccagaagctccagtgcatagcgaacggctaaagcgtgcggagaatgtcaagagagggcggggtcgaccgattttgacatgggaggagtccgttaagagagacctgaaggattggagtatcgacaaagagctagctatggacaggggtgcgtggaagcttgctatccatgtgccagagccatgagttggttgcgagatcttatgggtttcacctctagcctaccccaacttgtttgggactaaaggctttgttgttgttgttgttgttgttgttgttgaatcaTCTGGTATGACTAATCGTGGGTCATGGCTACCCCATCCTACTCCAGGTTTAAGTAAACTAGACATAGGcactactacctcctttccggtgtaTAAGGCTTGTGCGTATCCCTAAATCTATAATTTGACCAACATAAGATGAGTTGTATAGACTAGAAATTATACCATTAGAAAGTATACGATCTGAAGTTTCTAATGATAAATTTTTAGTGATACATAATTTGTATTACGTTGGTCTATTTGTCAACCTAGAGATACGCGCAAGCCTTATAACCCAAAAAGGAGGTAGTAACTGGTGTGGTTGCCATCAGGCATCAAGAAACAGTACAATTTTGAGCAAAGTCCAGTGGTGGCAGTTATTCTTTGCCCAATTGCAAgaaataataaaacagcatgggaaAAGAAACTTACCTAAACTTCACCTTTATAAGAATACCGTATTGACTAAAATCGAGACCATGCTCATCTGCCAGGAAATTTAGGTACAGCACTTAGCATTACACACAAGTGCACAAATAATGACAAAACAGATCGGGCATACATACCAAGTGAAACTTCTCCAGCAACAGCCATTTCTTGGAAGTTGCGACTAAAGGTGTCATTTATTTTTAAAACAAGACTTCGGAGAGTTGGAAGCCATTTACCCTACAAAATCATCAAAGTCAAGTCAGGACTCAGGAGTGACAAGATCGCAAAAGGTTGAGAAGTGATGGCAATATAGGTCATCAGATGAAATGTTTCAACCTTTGTAGTTTCTATTTCAGAGCAGCACCTCTCATATTCTGCTTTATCATCTTCCAGTTTTGTTGATATTGATACAATCTACACAATTGAGATAAGCAATGTCTCAGTAGCTATAATCCATGTAGAACGGGGTCCAAAAGAAATCAATGTAGAAGTAGGCAAGAAGCAGACTGATGAGTAGCTCAAAGGAGCATATTATGATCGGGCACATGAAGAGATTTTCTTTGGCGTGAATCTATCAGCTCAAACTCTGAACGGTTCAAGGTTCCAATCTACCTTTatctatgctactccctccgtccggaaatacttgtcatcaaaatgaacaaaaggggacgtatctagacgtattttacttctagatacatccccttttatccattttgatgacaagtattttcggaccccACCAATGATTCCCTCAGTTACGCTTTAGAGCAAGTTTCAAGAAGCCCAAGTTGATACGTCTATCGCAAGGCTACTGCTACGTTTGTGACAAGGGAACTCTGCTAAAGTTAACCAAAAACAATGAAAAAGAAATACTCCTGCCGGACAAAAGTACGAAGCAAGAATGCACTCATCACTGAGTAGATTGTTGTACCTCACGTTGCCGGTTTTGATACTCCTGCAAAACGTTCTGATTGAGGAATAGCATAGAATTTGCTTCCGATTCAGTGTCTTGTATTGCAAGCTCCAGGTCTTCTATAGTAGTAGCCATCTGCAATTAGAAAGGCAATGGANNNNNNNNNNNNNNNNNNNNNNNNNNNNNNNNNNNNNNNNNNNNNNNNNNNNNNNNNNNNNNNNNNNNNNNNNNNNNNNNNNNNNNNNNNNNNNNNNNNNNNNNNNNNNNNNNNNNNNNNNNNNNNNNNNNNNNNNNNNNNNNNNNNNNNNNNNNNNNNNNNNNNNNNNNNNNNNNNNNNNNNNNNNNNNNNNNNNNNNNNNNNNNNNNNNNNNNNNNNNNNNNNNNNNNNNNNNNNNNNNNNNNNNNNNNNNNNNNNNNNNNNNNNNNNNNNNNNNNNNNNNNNNNNNNNNNNNNNGGACAAGGGCATATGTATGCAGCTAAGACAACAGGTTTTTATCTGGTCCAAGAAAACACCAGCACATAGGGTATTGCAGAGTCAAAGAATGGACAGAAACTTGCAGGTTGTATGGCTGGGCTAGACGCAAAAGCAGCATAACCAATCCAAACACATGAACAGTAATGCATCAGACACTATTATATGGCCATGATAAGATAATTCTTGACAAGCACATATAATGAGGATTTGTAGAGGGGGGGCATTCTAAGGAACTAAGATCGAATAAACTTCTTTCATTATAAGAAGAGTAACACTCTTGGTGATTGGGTTGGAAGCTGAGAGACTATTGGCCCATTACCCTATTGTGAAAATTGGGGTATCAAAGTAAGATTCAAAGAGAGTTCTGAccattctctctctatcaggaAGCACAAAAACCAAAAGAAAAGGTACATCAAATAATTGACAAAATACACACTCCAATGGTTGAAGTCTTGAAGGGTGATCGCACTTGGTGTTTCCATTGCACTTTCTAACCTTGTTGTGACACTTCTGATGCTTTTAGTATAGGTAGAGAGATTTCTACCTCTTGCATCAAAAAGTTTATACCTTCTAACTCACTAGGCACCACCATAGTTGTgatagaaaatgaaactacaataaGCATAGATACTACAACCTTGTTCTGTTCTGTTCCCAAATGTCTCATTTTCATCATTTATACATTTGAGTTCTTATATGTTGAACTTCTACTGCAAAAAATTGAAATACTACAATAATTTTAGGCGGAGTTTATTAAAACTAGTTCAGGGCATACCTTCTCAAACTCTTTTGCAAGGTCGTCTGTGATCATAGATACTGACTCTGCATGCTGTTTTGCCTTAAGCATCACCTGCTTATGCTCTTGAGTGGTTTTTTTACCTGATGGTAAAATTTGAGAAACAGCCATTATGAAACACAGAAACTATCCGTCAATCAACGTCAGGAATATCAACTATTAAGTTTAGatctatttcaaaaaaaaaattggccaGGCAAATTTGCTTCAGCTGATCAATTGCAATAAGTGCCAAAATAAAATATTGACTGTTTGAAGGCCAAGAGGTATTCAACAAATGCATATGCACGTATAACTTCTCAGTGAAGCTCCAAATGGGGATTTCCCAGCATTATTTTGGTGATAATATACTGCTGGATTTCAAGGACTAGGTTGCAATTGCAACAGTTTGGTTTGGTGAACAAGTTATCTTTCGGGTAGAAACTGACTTTCCAAGATTATAGGTATGGTGAACTTCGATCCTGGGCCAAATACTACAAAGACAAAGGAAGTGTTTATGCTTTGAAAGATATGTCAAAAGGCCCGGCTACAAGGAAGGAATACCAACAAACTTGTAAATTAAAGCACAAATCTTCTTTAAGATATTCATATCTTTGACTAATTGACTGGATAGATAATGAAGTCTTCAGTGACAAGCTCCTGCGCAGGCTTGCTGCCAGCGAAGTTATCTGAGGCCTGGCCTTTTACGAACTTCATGGGTCTAACCGGCTAGCAGCAAACAATGTTGAAGGTCATTTTGTAAAACAACATTCCTATTGTAAATAATGACTTGCTGATCTCCCTTTTTGTGCATGTTTGCAGTAATATGATCATGCAGACATATAGTGATAACAGTAGTCGATCAGCAAGCAGTGCAACAACATATTGCATAGTAACACACAAAATCATGCTGAAAATTAAGTAAAAACTACTAAGTTATTCACTGATATTTTGTAACAAGGCAAAACAATGAGTATGCAGCATGGTGTTTATTACATAAAACGTGTGCCCGGTAACTGTAGACCCAAAGAAATCACAGCATAGCAAAATcttaaaggaaaaagggaagaaagaACAGCTTAATCGCTCTACCCACTAATATCTTCAAAGATATTTTCTGGCAGCTTAGTTGACTACACTAGCAATATTTTCAATATACTTGTTAAAAACAGATATGCAATTGATTTTAGCAACAACTCACGGTTTTCATATTCTTTGGCAGCGCCAGCAACATCCTTTTCATGTTTC
The sequence above is a segment of the Triticum dicoccoides isolate Atlit2015 ecotype Zavitan chromosome 1A, WEW_v2.0, whole genome shotgun sequence genome. Coding sequences within it:
- the LOC119295447 gene encoding putative RING-H2 finger protein ATL12, with protein sequence MPKIMLLLLLVCWTQAQPAAEETPPGAGVKVSFRPSVAIVVGIFTMIFSLTFLLLMYAKFCHPANTPLLPATTTASPSRAPAPDALIESEASAGVGKAVIESLPFFRFAALRGARQGLECAVCLARFDDADLLRLLPRCRHAFHLDCVDRWLHSSASCPLCRARVHPDDADLGLKYAAASARFVFGAGDDAAAVAAGPDLLAGIFVERVPSARFGGIGDAGAGDDAGAPDDSCKLDRHRHRIVVSDSVFKSRWSDLNSADLIALDTEMLRSVSSGRFPYPYPDDDIILVGEEQEHDRDDHDGARMSIEIQKKRLLEVESGSGSKGLGLGGCGGSEAAASRLVSSGVRSMSEIVRLPRVAVRATEEEERARQRWVPIARRTARWFAARSREEDRLRV